One Candidatus Nitrososphaera evergladensis SR1 genomic window, TCTTTTTTTCAAAAAAAGAAAGAGTGAGGACAGAGGCCAAACATGAGATCCTCTGCCCTCGACGCAGATGCATGTGTGTATGTGTACCAGAGCTTGCTCTTACGGTATCGACCTGCTGTACAGCTTGCCTTCAAGCGCTAGCTTGTACATCTCTGCTACATACGGGTTCCTTGCCGGTGTTTCTGCACCCAGTTCCACCAGTCTGGCGTACACCCTTACCACAAATGCTAATGCACCCATGAATGCCACTACGACACCCATGTTGAACATCCAGTGGTTGGGTACTGCAAATATCTCTTCTACGAACCAGAAGTGCCATAGCTCATTCACACCGATTGTGAACATGGTCGCCAGATAGCCGAGGATGGTTATCTTCAAGCCCGTGTTCAACGAGTTGCCTGGACCCCGCAGTACTGGAATCCTTCTGCAGTACATTGCTACCATTCCCCATCCTAGCGGGAGGGCCACGAAGTGGCTGTACAGCCACCAGTGAGCTGGCGTGAATGCAGAGTCACGTATGGTCGTTTGGTGCAGCGAGCCATCGACGAAGTTGTCTACTTCGACGGAGGCTGCAATGGAACCCAGCACTATGCAAAAAATGTAGATCTTTTTCAGTCTCTGGATTTCGACTTCTTTTGGTATCAGTGCGGGCATTTGTGCCATATTTTAGTACCTCGTCATTCTACAGAAAATCATAATTCTAATTGCTTGTGTTGTAAAACCTATAGCAAATGCATATAGGTTTTACAAACCTGCTCTTGACGGTGCGTTATTAGTTGTGTCATGGAAGAGCAATATTATAGAAATTATATGAGAAATTAGGCAATCAATTATGATTTATAATATTGATAGGTATTCTTTGCAAAAAAATGCGTTTCTGTGCAAGTCCATGCAATGTGTTGCATATGGTAGGCTCCTCCGCCTATGCAACGGTCAAGACTGCAAATTGTCAAGGCCAAAACTACTGGATCACAAATCATTCTTTTACCAAAAAAATCTAGCGTTTTAATTCTGTCGATGGGTACGCGCAAAACGCATGTTCAGACGGCCTTTCAAAAAATGAAGTAGGGCAGACAAGAAAAAAGATTTGGTTCGTTGTTGTTGTGATGTATGTGTGTATGTTAATGTGCGTGTGGTGGAGGCGCGCTACCCTTTGCCAGCTCCTCGTTGAAGGTGCCTGCAGCCTTTTCGTGGAACTCCAGGTTGCTCTGGTCAACCTTGACTGCCTGCGGCGGGCACACTGAAACGCACGCCATGCACCATATGCAGTCGTGCTCCCTTATCGGATCCGACTTGTCGGTAAAATCCATGCGCCCATCTTTTGAATGGTCTTCGCCCTTGCCAGCGCTGGTTGCGTTTTGCATTTCTATCGCGGGCACATCCTGATGATCTGTCCTGTACCATTCATACACCTGGACCGGGCACGCCTCTATGCAGGCACCATCGGCAATGCAAGAGTCCCAGTCGATTGCGACCATCGTGCCGTGAACGCCTAATGGAACAATCTGTTCGCCTCTTGTTTCATACGCTTTCTTGACTTCCTCATTCTCCGCTGCTTCTGCTACCTTTCCCGGCCCCCACACAAAATGAAAGTGCTCTCCGTCTGCAAGTTTGTGTTTTCCTATGACCTGGTGGTTTTTAGGAAACTCTGGGTCTATTGGCATCTCTTGTACTCTATGTCGCCAATTCTTTTAACTCTTTAGAAATTATCTGCAATCTGCTCTAATAATTACCTATAATTACATAATAATTTT contains:
- a CDS encoding methane monooxygenase/ammonia monooxygenase subunit C is translated as MAQMPALIPKEVEIQRLKKIYIFCIVLGSIAASVEVDNFVDGSLHQTTIRDSAFTPAHWWLYSHFVALPLGWGMVAMYCRRIPVLRGPGNSLNTGLKITILGYLATMFTIGVNELWHFWFVEEIFAVPNHWMFNMGVVVAFMGALAFVVRVYARLVELGAETPARNPYVAEMYKLALEGKLYSRSIP
- a CDS encoding 4Fe-4S dicluster domain-containing protein; this translates as MPIDPEFPKNHQVIGKHKLADGEHFHFVWGPGKVAEAAENEEVKKAYETRGEQIVPLGVHGTMVAIDWDSCIADGACIEACPVQVYEWYRTDHQDVPAIEMQNATSAGKGEDHSKDGRMDFTDKSDPIREHDCIWCMACVSVCPPQAVKVDQSNLEFHEKAAGTFNEELAKGSAPPPHAH